A genomic stretch from Helianthus annuus cultivar XRQ/B chromosome 1, HanXRQr2.0-SUNRISE, whole genome shotgun sequence includes:
- the LOC118492326 gene encoding uncharacterized protein LOC118492326, translated as MNSLNFMLTFSHVSFSGCFSKPMHGWNRRTIGDKRKKGIFKRECTNREASGAQNPFGNNDYYRKAIYHQVSQQPYQQQSPQTLHARMEIEESKKAYLVNQDDERSSKGFSWDKYISTDTKACLINQDDERLPKGFSFDDFDSNRISDHKAFVAQIVKDSDDDYYERKMKEHLRFLAERDDYDDANVRVTQKKVTKQDDSDDDTLYYARRMKEYEKLRAEKDDSDMENARVMKKQVKKQDDSDEETVRVIKKQVKEIPAFKIEMEADAEKMSENCENCETMKKQNNILIHNMNRLKESYDVLNNAMNQYNESSSEQATAMKTLNGAYMTKQKVVNNYIEICAELE; from the exons atgaactcgctcaactttatgttgactttttcgcatgtttctttctcaggttgctttTCAAAGCCAatgcacggttggaataggagaaccattggaGATAAGA ggaaaaagggcattttcaagcgagaatgcacaaaccgcgaagcaagtggagctcaaaatccattcggcaacaatgattattatcggaaagcaatttatcatcaagtttcTCAACAGCCGTATCAACAACAATCGCCACAAACGTTACATGCTAGGATGGAAATCGAAGAATCAAAGAAAGCTTATCtagttaatcaagatgatgaaagatcgtcaaaaggatttagctgggacaaatatatttcaACTGATACTAAAGCATGCCTGataaatcaagatgatgaaaggcttccAAAAGGCTTCagttttgatgattttgattCTAACAGAATTTCAGAtcataaagcttttgttgctcaaattgttaaggatagtgatgatgattattatgaaAGAAAAATGAAAGAGCACTTAAGATTTCTAGCCGAAAGAGATGATTATGATGATGCAAATGTTCGAGTGACACAGAAGAAAGTTACAAaacaagatgatagtgatgatgatactttGTATTATGCAAGGAGAATGAAAGAATATGAAAAATTACGAGCTGAGAAAGATGATAGTGATATGGAAAATGCTCGAGTGATGAAGAAGCAAGTTAAAAaacaagatgatagtgatgagGAAACTGTCCGAGTGATAAAGAAACAGGTCAAAGAAATTCCAGCTTTCAAGATTGAAATGGAAGCTGATGCAGAAAAGATGTCTGAgaattgtgaaaattgtgaaactATGAAAAAGCAAAACAACAtattgattcataacatgaacagactgaaagaatcgtatgatgttctaaacaatgctatgaatcaatacaatgagtcaagcagtgaacaagcaacagctATGAAAACACTAAATGGAGCGTACATGACAAAGCAAAAAGTCGTCAATAATTACATTGAGATATGTGCTGAGCTTGAATag